AATGGATGGCGTCGAGAACGGCAGCGCTGAGCCGGAACAATCAGCGTTAATATTCCTGGGAACCGGTTGTTCCAGCGCAGTTCCCAATGCATTGTGCTTGATCCGCCCCTCCCATCCTCCTTGTTCCGTCTGTTCCCAGTCTCTTACTCTACCGCCTGATCAAAACCCTAATTACAGGTCATTTTTCTGTGTGTATCTTTCTGTTTTAGAGGAATCTAGCAACTTGTTGAGCAATGTGTTTgataatttttacattttcaGTATCTACAAGTGTTTAATTGCAGCTTATGGAGTTACATTAGAGGCTTATGGTTTTTGAATTGTTGCTAACTTTAATTTGCTTTCCAGGCAGTGATCTGTGTGCATAATTGTATGTTCTGATTTTAGGTACATTTTAGTCTAATCTAGCAGCTTGTTGAGCAATGTGTTTGACTATTGTTGCTACATTTTTAGCTATTCTGCGAACTGCTTAATTGCACCTTATTgattttttaatcatttttttctgAATGGTTGCAAACTTTTAATTTGCTTTCCAGGCAGTGATCTGTGTGTATCTTTCGTATGTTCTGATTTAGGTACAGTTTTATTGAATCTAGCAATGTGTTTGATAATTGTTACGTTTTCGGTATTCTGAGAGCAAGTACAGATTGATTAATATTGGGAAGAAGATGCTCAGGAAGCAACTAcatattcatgcttttcattGTAGTGCGTACATTTAATTATTAAAGTAAAGGTCTTCTGTTGTTGGTCTTAAAGGACTGTTTATGCTGAATTCTGTGTGACCTCATAAAAAAAGTTCAAGTTGTTAGCATACATTTATTATATTGCATTTTAATGGTTTTTGAATTGTTGCTAACTTTAATTTGCTCTCCAGGTAGCGATCTGTGTGTATAATTTGTATGTTCTGATTTAGGTGCACTTTAGTGAAATCTAGCAACTTGTTGAGCAATGCGTTTGATAATTGTTACATTTTCAGTATCCTGAGAACTGTATGATAAACCAAATTACTGTAAGGATAGCGGTGAGAGAAAGTTGACATTGATTCATATTGGGAACTGAGAAGATGCTCAGGAAGCAAGTACTCATGCTTTTGTAAATCTAATTATTACAATAGGAAGTCTTTTGTTGTTGGTCTTTTGAGGATTGTTTATGCTGAGTTCTGTGGGATCTCATATAAGAGTTCAGGTtgttatagagatacatttatttacttatatttcTTGGCATTACTTGTACTATTATTGGTATGTAGCGGTGAGGCTTGAACCAGGAATCCTCTATTTGATGTGGTACCTTTTTGAATTATGTGACTGTCTCGTACTACGATTCTTACTAGAACAGCTCTTTTTTTATCAGTACCATTAATATAAAGAATGAGATGAATTGGATAAATATACCAGTCTAAGCTGTTAGAGAAAGGAAATTTTAATTCTTATACTAGGCCTGCAACATTTTAGACAAGTATCGGCTTAATAACAACTTTTGGCAATATGGTTGATGATGAGTACACTTGTGCACTCTGAGAATTGTTTAATTGAGCTTAGAGTTATGAGGTTGTGGCTGGTAATAACAGTTGTGTAATGGCCTGCAGGTGTAATACATCTCTGCTTATTGATTATTGTAAAGACAATGGtgcacacaagtacataatAATTGATGTTGGGAAGACGTTTAGGGAGCAAGTACTTCGGTGGTTCACTCGTTATAGAATTCCTCAAGTTGATTCTGTGAGTTCATTTGAAGTTTAGTAACTTATCTTTTCCAGTAGCATTACTAGAATACTGAGGCTGTATAACACAGTAAATGAGAAAATTGTCAAATGAGCATTATAAAGTTAATTTGAGGAATAACTTGAACCATCTGGCTTGTATATACAACTTAGATTTACATGCTATCAGGTAATTGTGTGAAACAAATGCAGCTGTGCAGAATTAAAAGTTTATACATGTGGTGGTACTTTTATTGCCAATCTTAACTTACCTATACCTATGTTTGCTTTGAAAGCTATAACATTAAGGTGCTTCTAGGTATATgatttttgtttgttctttttccTTGATTGTTCTTTCTCTCTCCTTCTGCTACACATGTTTCTGTTACATGCCTTAGCATTGATTTGCTTCTTTTAATCTGTCAATTGCATGGTTATAACTAAGAAGCGAGAATGCATATAAAGGATATggataaaagaaaaggataatATGTTTCATTTTAGGATATTTTAGAAACGGTAAGCCATTTTTTGTATGTAGAATATGTTTATCGTTGTATTACTTCTCACTCATCCTTCATTTCTTATATGTTAATATATTTCTAATATTTGCGTCCTGGTGGCATCACATTTTCATAGCTTTGCTTCTTTTCATCTGTCTCCAGATCAGCATTTCATCTGTCTTCAATTATCGATAAAGATTCAGCATTGCCTTCAAACAAGGGAAATGTTGCTGCACATTTCAGTACTGTGTCTTGAATATTCGCCAATAACAAGCACAAGAATGCCCTGGCACTAATAAATTCTATATGACCACTTGAAAATTCAATCTTTAAATATCCTCTAGTTTCTTTAATGTCCAGAATAACCGTTAATGGGTCAAAGGTCTAGTTCATTACCCAAAATTTCTTATATTAATGTCCAAAAGCCAATTATACTAGAACCGCAAGTTCACTATTGGTTATGTTTAGTCTCCCAATACAGAAAGTTCATATCTTAAGACAAGGAGATGCTCTGTGATTATTTTTTTGGCACGTAACTGTAAACACAATTTCCCGATTTTTTCCCAGACTATTCTGGGCAGAGTTTCCGTTATTTGAATAATGCTTGCGTAGAAGAATATTGAGCTTATAATGAGTTTCCAAGATTCAAATTTCAAAGTATATCACTTTTACCTTGCTAAACGAAAAGGCAACAATCTTGATATGTAAGTTGATGAGAGTATAGATACTTTAGGTCTTATCACAAACCAGTGTTTTGAGAGAAATTCACAGTATGCTGCTCTTTCACTTAGGAGTTGTAACTCAGCTAATTTCTTAATAGTAAAGGAGCTTTAACATTTCCGAGTTAGGGGCGCAAATAAGCTGAGATAGCGACTGATTCATCTGATAgaacttttcaaacaaaactcactTTGTGATATGACAAGTATGGTGTTTCATCAGGCTAAATCAAACAATTCATGATGATTTGGGAAATCTGAAAGCTGGTGTTTGGGGCCTTATGTATCTGTTATAAGCATTCTAGGTATTGAATTATGAGGCCTCAAGGATGTAATGTTATCTGGAGCTAAAAAACATAGGAAGACGATGATATATGCTAAATGCACATCCAGAGGATTTAAATtgcagaaaatgaaaaaaagaggcAGAAGCATTCCGACAGAATTGATAGGCATCAAAACTTTCTGAATTTTGAAGAGGATTCCTAAGTGAGAAAATGAACTGTGCTGCATTCAAAGCAACTGCTGAATAAAATAAATCACCAAAACTATATGTCGACACACAACACTAATCTTATTCTCCAGAATTCTTCACCAAGATCAGGAGCTTCAAAGGATTCATCATAAATTGGCTGGTAATTAGGAATATGTTTTTAGTCATGTTAGTATGTTTATTTTAGGTCCTATGCTTTTTGGAGTCTTTTAGTCTTGTcagtgattttaatatagtagaaatttAGAAACTTCTAgtgctttattttattttgtataataaTGGCTTGAGATGAGTTTAAATGGAGAAACATGGTAGTTTAGGATCCATATAGCCGACCCCTACTTGTTTGGGAATGGGGAATAGTTGTTGTTCATCATGAGTTTCAAAGATGTGAAAATTAGCCTTATTGCTGAAACTCTTGGGAAAGGAATATATATTGGAAAAATGCAGTTTAACATATAAAGTTCTGTAGGACGTTCATTAGTTCAATATTCTTCCTTCAACTTATGTTTGGAACAAAATTTATTAAGAGGTTGCATATGCAAGGACATCTTGAATTTGCTTTTCACATAGTCTTTCATGATCTGCACCAGCTCGACTCAACTTACCAAAAATGGAAACCTCGATAATAAAGGTCGAATGTCTTGGAACCACAACTCTAGgtacaggaaaaaaaaaagagaatacaATTATTCCCAGTTTGAGAGAACACAAAATTTCCTAGTTTTCTACACAAGAAACAAATCTAACATCTAATTGCCTTAGTTTGCCTCTCTATTTGAAGATAAaatgaaagattttttttattttacttttgtgacaagaaggtgccaccacaacttaagggcaagttctacaaagtggtggttagaccgactatgttgtatggggcggagtgttggccagttaagatctctcacgttcaaaagatgaaagttgccgagatggaatgttgagatggatgtgtggctACACCAGGAGTGACAAGATTAGGAATGAGgatattcgggacaaggtgggagtggcctcggtggaagacaagatgcgggaagcgagattgagatggtttgggcacgTGAAGAAGGAGAGACACGAGATGCCTCGGTGCGAGGGGTGtgaggttggccatggatggtttcggaCGAGGTAGGGAGTAGGCGGGAAAGTATCGGGGAGAGGTAATTAGACACGACATGGCGCGGTTATAGCTACCGAGGACacgaccttagataggaggtttgGAGGACCCgcattagggtagaaggctagtagatagtctcgTTATCCTTCCttattagtagtcgcattatcGCAAGATAATTTCGTGCTCTAATTTCTCGCTATTATCCTGTTATTTCGtgctttgattatcctattttatCCGTGTCGCTTTCGTTAtttgcatttccatatcgctttgaatctcttagccttatctgacctctttttatgctttttattgagccgagggtctttcggaaacagccgtcctaccttggtaggagtaaggtctgcgtacactctaccctccccagacctcacgttgtgggatttcactgggttgtttttttacttttgggtaTCAGCTACATAGCAGATGGACATCTGGTTCGACCATCTGCTTTGTCATTGATCAGAGAAGTGCTAAAAAACTTAGTCATTACCATATTTCTCTGATTTTTTGGATTAAATTTAACTGAATGATGGTGTTCTCCATTAGAGGAAGATATAAAACTCCAGAGAACTGTGATGAGAGATAGGTAGTTGATTGAAGCAGCTCACTTATTTTATCTTCGATATTGTTTTGTGAGATAAAATggtctttcaatttttttttctattctatatagAGCTGTCTATTTGGAACCACAGTTTATACTTAGCCATTGGTTGTGATATTATCAGATTATTTTGACTCATGAGCACGCTGACGCAACTCTCGGCTTGGATGATATCCGTGCAGTGCAACCATTTAGTCCGACAAATGACATTGATCCGACACCAGTGTACCTGACTCAATATTCAATGGATAGGTACTTTGTTAAAAAATTTGCTGCTTGTATATGTCTAGCGGTGATAACCAGAGTCTTTCTACTCCGTCATTAGTAGTCAATGTATAATTCTATAAATGTTATGGAGTTTAGTATTGCAATTCAACAAAGTTGCCTGGTGGCTTGAAGCTAATCCCCTCAAACCAGGTCCATCTCCACCAtgacaaccaaaaaaaaataaaaataaaaataaataaataaaaaaaaaaaatgagagaaagatGATGAAGGAGAAGATGGCTTTAAAGTCTGTGTCAATTCCTCTTCAATGCGGAAGATGCACTCAACATTTAGTTGAACATACTATCATGATTTAGACGTTGTGCTTTGATTATTAATTCCATGACTGCACattgtttttaattatttagtGGTTTTACTGTTGAAGTCTGTGATACATGTTTTCATTGTACTTAAATgacgtttttttttcttctccaaagcTACAGATTGAACTTTCCACTTGCTTGAAAGAATGTAAAAGTTCTCATTTGTTCGGTTGTTACTATTCCTTTCCGTTGTTACTTCtgccatacaatttccttttgTCCTTGATTCATTAATAAAAAGTACCTACTATTCAGATTTTCACTAACAACAATTATAGCATCGGCAGTAAAGTAATGACATTGAAAATATGTGCGTTTGTAATAAACATAGCAAGCTCTTCTGTATCATGTTTGGAATTTTTATATAATCATGTTTCATTTATGCACCATGTACTTCTTGTGCGATTTTCTTGATTCACTTTCAGTTCTTTTTCTGAAACAGCATTGTTCAGAAATTCCCTTACTTAGTCCAGAAGAAACTTAAGGAAGGCCAAGAAATCAGACGTGTAGCACAACTTGATTGGCAGATTATTGAAAATGACTCTGAAAAGCCGTTTGTTGCATCAGGACTAGAATTTGTTCCATTGCCAGTGAGTTTCACCATACctccttttattttaatgcactcTATATTTCCTTGTGTCTTGTCTTGTTTTAACTTGTAGAGTTTGGATGTAGGTAATGCATGGCGAAGATTACGTGTGCTTGGGGTTTCTTTTTGGTAAAAAGTTCAGAGTTGCATATATATCTGATGTTTCACGCTTTCTTCCAACTACTGTATCCTGTGAGTATTATCTCTATTCTGATATGTGGGGTTTGATCTTTGATCATTGTGGATCTTGTCCTTTCACCCAAGGAACTGAATCTTTCATCCAGTCATTGGTCTTGAGGACAGTTGAAGCCTCCTGTTCTAGTTCTTATTGGATGGAAATGTGTGTATTCTTGATAAATGAAGGTTGAGTCTTGTTAAGGAAGAATTTTCTTTTGCAGACATTTCAAAAGATAGTGGTCAGCAACTAGATCTGCTCATTTTGGACACACTCTATAAGGTCAGTTTGTGTTTTGGAGCTTTAACATAAAAGGACTCTATTCTTGTCAATTCTCACAGCTTGAGTCCTCTGCTTTTCTGCAGTCATTGAACTTTAACTTTGTTGATTAGTGTTCAAAAGACGCAGTATCCTTTTCCGTACAATCCACCAttatcaataaatttagaagcctgGATTATACAATCATGCATTATCCATTAAATCATAAGCTGGACTCTCGCGGTGGAAAATTGGGTAAAATGGATTACCCATTGAGTTCCAGCCTAAACATAAATACCCCATCTATTCGGAATATAACAGAACTCCTACTAGCTATTTGTGATCTACCAGCCAAGCACTCTTCATACTATGAATAAATATTATGCACCAAGCTCATTGGTTAACAACATATGTTTACGAAATTTGAAATTGGAAACTAGAAAGGAGGAATTGTAGGATTTACATATGAGGTGCTATTCATGGTTAGaacaaattaagaaaatctGAAGTGCTGCATGGGGCGGAGTTTTCTTAACAGTAGTAGACAAGGAATGTTCAGCCGATTTAGGAAAGGGATAATACATAAGTATCTCTTTCAACTTGGTCTGAAGATCCAACTACACCTGTAAACTTTGTAGGAGACCTATTACCTCTTGTCATTGTTTGAACTGCATCTCCTGCCATCCTGAGAGGCATATAACCATAAATGGATGAGAACATGGTGGTTTTTAAGTGTGCTGCCACGTGtcattcacacacacacacccccgCCCTCCCTCTTTTTTTACCCCTCACTTCACTTCCATCTTTCCTAATATATTAAGGTCGTCCAGCCACCACCAACAAATGGAGAGAGCTTCTTATCAACAAAATGGTGTCTCCTGTAGTTCAAATTCCAGGGACAAGTTGGAGATATTTACGTATTATCCCTGTAAGAAAGCACATGCTTGTTTTTGCGCTGAGGCACCCGACTATAAATGGTCACTGGATCCTTAAAAATCGTAACTCTTAGCTCATTCAACAATTTTAAAATTGCTTTGCTCcttctatccttttttttttttttttttttttttttttttgtatattttccATCTAGGATTGATATATGCAAGATATTCCACTGTAAAGGGGGGATATCTTTTTATTTAGGCTAGTTAGGTCTTGTTCTtccttttacttgatttatatTCTTATATAGTATGCTTTTTTGTCTTCAATATGTGCAGAACGGTTCCCACAATGTCCACCTTTGCCTTACTCAGGTGTGCTTACTTTAGAGGAACTCTCTATTTGACCTTTGTGTTGTTCATGCCCCATTTTAACATCTGAAAATGTTGACTTTTCCAGACTCTCGAGGCATTGAAGATGCTATGTCCAAAGAGAGCTCTGCTAATTGGAATGACTCATCAATTTGACCACCACAAAGATAATGAATTCCTCGCGGAATGGTCTAGAAGGTATACTGTCTTAATGGTTCTTCAAGGGGTGGAGGGGGTTGCAAATATTATGATTTAGCAGCTCGTCTGGAACTTTACATGATTATTTGCTTGCAGAGAAGGTATAGCAGTTCAACTTGCACGTGATGGATTACGGCTCCCTGTTAACCTATAAAGAGGTACAGGAATATCTCGGATACGTCTTCCATGAAAGAACTTTAAATTATCTACTTTCATCAGAGAATATTAGGACTCATAATAGATGACCATAAACCAAGAAGCATGCAACTTCTCAATGATTGTGATATACATATTAGCTCTTCAGTGGTATTACGGATCTTAGTAACAATCAAAGCGATTGCAATGTTCTCATTCTATGCACTTCAAAACTAGTAGATCTTTGACATCATTTGAAAATGCTAATCATCAATAGTGTTTCTGTCTGGATGACCAAAAATGTTCAACCATGCTCTTTACTTTTATGACCACAGTGATCACTGATTAAACAGCTATCGCATGATTGAAAAGAACAAGCACAAGTTAATACTGTCTTTCATGGAATGTCAAGTTAGTGGGCCTTGACATAGAAGCTTCTTCCGTCATGTTATTACATACACTATTCTAGATGAAATTTGATTGGTCAAAGATTGCTTTCTTTGGTATGACATAAAATGTTTTCTTTGGAAAAAATCTTTTCTGAGTTTAGTGATCTAAAGTAGTGCCAATGTCGTTTTAGGATGAAAAATAGCTTTCTAGCTTTTCTATTCCTACAACATTCAACTTGCTACCTCCAACTATCTAGTGTTGTATCAGTTTTTGCAACTCGCATCTATTATCAATTGCTATTCACCATATGCTACCCGCCGTTCACAACATTCACAGTTACTACCTTCTTGTCCAATATTATTGATGAAATAGTATTCTTTTGTAATTGATATTTACATACAGAACATTTCATATTATACCGACTTACTCATAATCTCAATCAGATGATACTGCTCCATGGACAAAAAGAGAATGCCCTAAGACTGACTAAAGGCTCTGAGAGCATCCTTTTGATCTGTGATTTTATACATGGATATAGTGATGGATCACACCTGAGATTTTTTTACCTGTACCAGTACTAGGGGATGATATTTGTACTAGTTATCTGTATTAACTAGCTGGGGCATGATGTAACATTGATGTCCATGTTCACCATATTTTACTTGTGTATGTTCTTGTAATCTTGTCATTTTCTGGCATACACCGTGAATCAAGTTGAATACTAGTCATTTCTTAAGctatatgaaaatgaaacttTTTAATGGGAATTGCATCTCCTGAATCTGAGACTTTTGATTTTGAGAGTTGAAGTTCCTAGAACAGAGACTTTCAAAACGCGCTAGCCTTGCGACGTTTGAAGTCATTAGTCTGCAAGGGCAGAGTTAAATTGGGTTTGGGCCAACCCGTTTTGACAGCTTTAGTTTTAGGAGCACATCCTCCATGTATTTAAAGGGCCACTTTGAGTATTAAAGGCTAGCAAATACGACCATCGATCTATGTATCAGTGAGACACAGAGTTAATTTATGCAACTTCAATTACTAAATATCATGCcggaaaacaaaaaatttatcCTGAATTAAAACATGCGTCTCGTTATAATAATGTGTATTACAAAAAGTGATTCGGATTATCAAGTATCAAACCTAAGAGTTGCAACATGTTCCTCGTTGGAGGGGAGGATGCTTAAGTTCAAGGGAAGTTGGCTATTTGCCATTGATTTAGCTGATTAATATTTTATTGTAGAGAAGTGGCTTAATTACTTCTTGTTATGTCAAGATTCAACATTCAAACTCTAAATTAAGGTTTTGGGGAACtcgtttttgtttttatttcctTGTAGATGTAGATTCAAGCAATTTAGAAAGTGAATTAACTAAAACGAATCTAAGAAGACTATTGATTCTCATTCATAATCCTTCAAAGTAAACCCTCAATGCGTACATATACTCAGCTAAGGCATTCACAAGGTTTGACTTAGCTGAGGAACTAAAAGTGATAAAGTAAAAATACAAGTAGCTCAATGTGTAATATCCTGAATCTCTTATTTAAAACCTAACGGACTAAAGTGTAAGCCGGGGAAAATTGTAACTAACTCCTAACTAATAGCTTGGTACCACTCTGCAAAATAAGCTACGCCTTGCACCAGCAGCATTATTTACCAGAATTGCAGGGGCATATCAGAGGTATTGTAAATCGTTGACCACTAATGAAATTCCTTTTTGTGGACAGCAAGATAAATTGTCACATTAACACTGTAAAACTTCATCACCGCCCGTCATGGACTTATCAATAAATATCGCTACTCCTACGAGACCAAACAAAGAGGCGAATTTAACATGAGTTCTGCAGGTTTAGGTGACATATTAAATtcggtatatatatgaaataaaaaaaatatatacataggaCATGATTATATATTCAATGTGAGGCTACAAGTTCCAGATAATGATTCGCCCGAATTCGTTTCTACTCATGAATGCTTTAATTAGAATGAAAGATTAGAGGTTGGTTGAGCAGTAAACCTACATCTTTAACCAAAAGTTTCGGGTTTGAGCCTTGTTGGGTATAAAGTTATTTTTGTTAGGAAGTTCTCTTGACTTTCCAGCGCGGTTCGAATTTAATTAGATCTCACTACGAAATACGAATATCGGACACTagtgacaaaaaataaaagaaaagaccGGAGGTTCAATGAATACATGGTGAACTGAAAGATAGCTTTTAGAAAATATTGGCACTACGTGACAAACTTGCTGCCTTTGATATTCTTCATGTAACGTCATCGATTGGGATATATATACAACAGCTGTCTCAATAGTAATTCTGGTCATATATCACAGTCCTCCAAGGTGCGCAGTGGAGGTTACATTCAGTGATTGAATCAGAAATTCTAATaagagattttttattttatttttttataaaatatcatgTACACctgaaatttaatttttttgttatgttaaagaaattcaattatttttgtgAGTAAGAAGTCTGTTTTTACTCTATTTACCATATTAAAGTTGATTTCTCTTTATTGTATACAATTCCGCCACTTACTACATTTCTTGTTTGTGGTGAATTGATATTGATAAAATTTGTTGTGTGACGGAGAGATATGGGCATATGACCAACATGTTTTTCGAGTAATAATGATGCAAGAGTCCTCTTAAGCGGCGGCTTGTATTGAATTGTTTATTTTAGTGGTAAattgtatttaatttttgtgtaCTACAGTCTACAGATCTCTCCTTTGTCGATTCATCACGTTTTGAGTCTAATATCACCTTATCCATAGAAAAAAGAATTACTcttagtagatttttttttttttaaacctatCTTCGAGACCGATATTGCTTTATCCTGAGTCGAGAATCTATTGAAAACagtctctctacctcccaaggtaagAGATGAAgtttgcgtacactctatcctttccaaattccacttgtgggattacattgaGTATGATTGTTGTTGCGTTGTTGTTCAAGACCAATATGAAATTATAGTCTAAAGTTGAGGTAAATTTAGGTTTTCATTTGACGTAGAATCCGAAATACGTGAAGTCCACCATTTCACGCTAAAGTTTCactaataacaataataaaagaTAAAACGAATTTGCTAACGACAAGAATACGAATGGAAGGAGCAAATTAAGATAAATGCTTATTTACACCAAGTTTCACGCATTGGCACAATTATTGGAACAATAATTGGAGTAAAAATCATATTATATTGTGTTTCTTATCTTAGTGTTGCTTTTTCTCGAGTCTTGTTAGGTAAGTAGGGACTTCTAATATATTCCATAGATTAGATAGTACCTAGATGTTGACTTATAAAGTATAGCTTTGTTTGGTTATTAGATTACATGGTTTTTAAGATAGCTATATTTCAAACTTATGATCTCTAAGCATTATGCTGATTTATTAGAAAGCTATTTGTGACTTTTTAATAGATAAATCAATGAGCGCTCAAGCATATTCCATGTCCATATATGCTCATTTATACCGTACAAATTAGAAAACTGAATTCTCTTTTCGTTTCCATTTCTTCATTTATACCAACAATAAACAGTTGGActttttcaaatctttcaaaaagttgaaaaataatttgtcgAGGTGGCATTGTTTGTAATTTAAGTTCGCAAATTGATACTTTGAGGTTTGGGAAAAAGAATTACTTGTTTGGATATCCCTTACAGAAAACATTAAaactttgtttttctcttttgaaAGGGGAAGTTTCGCATATACTGCCTATTCCTCTAGTTTACCACCGCTGTAACccaatttatacatatttacaaTAAAAATAGCCCAAAACATCAGATTACTTGCCAAAAACATCTCCTTACGTGAGAAAATCAATTTATCAATTTAAAGGTTTGTTTTTTTAGAGCGTAAAGTGGAAAGActagaaaagagaaaaatcaatttcgcAAGTtccaacaatcaacacaattgTCTGGTCAACTGTCACCCTTGAACAATATGA
This portion of the Lycium ferocissimum isolate CSIRO_LF1 chromosome 1, AGI_CSIRO_Lferr_CH_V1, whole genome shotgun sequence genome encodes:
- the LOC132055710 gene encoding putative hydrolase C777.06c; the protein is MDGVENGSAEPEQSALIFLGTGCSSAVPNALCLIRPSHPPCSVCSQSLTLPPDQNPNYRCNTSLLIDYCKDNGAHKYIIIDVGKTFREQVLRWFTRYRIPQVDSIILTHEHADATLGLDDIRAVQPFSPTNDIDPTPVYLTQYSMDSIVQKFPYLVQKKLKEGQEIRRVAQLDWQIIENDSEKPFVASGLEFVPLPVMHGEDYVCLGFLFGKKFRVAYISDVSRFLPTTVSYISKDSGQQLDLLILDTLYKNGSHNVHLCLTQTLEALKMLCPKRALLIGMTHQFDHHKDNEFLAEWSRREGIAVQLARDGLRLPVNL